The Canis lupus familiaris isolate Mischka breed German Shepherd chromosome 1, alternate assembly UU_Cfam_GSD_1.0, whole genome shotgun sequence DNA window CCGAGGTCATCTGTCCCCTGACCTCAATGGCTTGGCCTCCCCAGGAAGGCTGTGGGATGACGCCAAATGCCAACCCATCCCAGATTTACAACATCGACCCCTCCCGCTTCGAAGACCTCAACCTGGCTGGGACAGCAGAGGTGGGGCTTGCAGGTAAGCACCTGCCTGGAGGCAACAGCAGGGGTGAGGATGCCTCCAGAGATTGCAGGGGAACAACCAGGGCCATCCTAGGGGTGATGGCCACCTGCCTAGGATGTCTCAGTGACCCCAGGGCCAACACGTACAGTTGTGTAGGTCGTTTACTGCACAACAGCACAGTAAGGATCCAGCCACATACCAGAGGGGACACCTTTTCTAATTCTCCCAGAGGTTTCCTGTGAGTGGGTGGTGCCCTGGCTGACCCAtcctgtccccctctccccctaGGCTACTTCATGGACCACTCCGTGGCCTTCAGGGACCTGCCGATCAGGTGATGCCCCGTTCCTGTAGAACATGTCCCCACCCGTGAcgttccttctcccctccctgacTCCACCTCCCTGGCTCCCCCAGGATGGTTTGTTCTAGTACCTGCTACCGGGCCGAgacagacacagggaaagagcCACGGGGACTGTATCGAGTACACCACTTCACCAAGGTTGGTGTAGCCGGAACCGGAGAGGAGGGCCTCCGCAATGACCCAGGGCCTCCTGACCCGTGTGCCCACTGCGCTGCCCCAGGTGGAGATGTTTGGGGTGACAGGCCCTGGTCTGGAGCAGAGCTCACAGCTGCTGGATGAGTTCCTGTCCCTGCAGATGGAGATCTTGACAGAGCTGGGCCTGCACTTCCGGTGCGGagaagggcaggggtgagggaggagggatgggctGGCTAGTGCTCCCTCACCGTGAACACCctcacacccccaccctccgGCCCCTTTTCCCGTATTAGGAATATATACAGGGTGTGTGTCTGGGTCTAAAATCCCGTGTAGGCCACAGGATGGAGACGGCAGCCAAGGCAGCGCGGGGCGCTCCGGGGTGGAGACCCGGGCCCCTTCCATCTCGTGGCTCCCATCCCTAGGTGCCGCCCCATCTGCGCTGCACCCCAGGGGCTCCTCACTGCCCCTTCCCTTTTGGGCAGGACCTGGTGGGCAGCCCCACGCCCTCCTGCCTCATCTGTTAGGCTTCCAGAGAGGCTGGGGGATGTGGGCTTTCTCCCCGGTTACCTGTTACAAACCCAGGGTGCTGAGAGTGGCACTCTTCGCTCCATCCGCTCCACTCCTGCCCCCCGATACCCTGCCGCATCCTACCACCTTCTCCACCTCGTGCCTCCCCTCCTTATCCTCTGACCTTCACGACAACTGTCTCTTGGGCTGCAGCGTCCTGGACATGCCCACCCAGGAACTGGGCCTCCCCGCCTACCGCAAGTTTGATATCGAGGCCTGGATGCCAGGCCGCGGCCGCTTTGGCGAGGTGAGCCTCCAATATGGTGAGGACGCGCAGTGGGGACAGGGAATGGGATCCCCCACAGCTGACCCTCTTGGCCCACCCCCTCACCCAGGTCACCAGCGCCTCCAACTGCACAGACTTCCAGAGCCGCCGGCTGCACATCATGTTCCAGAAGGAGGCCGGGGAACTGCAGTTCGCCCACACGGTGAGCGCCCGCACCGCCCTGCCCACCGTCCCCACAGCCTCCCTTCTTAGGCCTCAGCCTCTCCCAGGCTGGTAGAGGTCATCACATGGACGTGAGCATGCCTCTCTCCCAGGTGAACGCCACGGCCTGTGCTGTCCCTCGCCTCCTCATCGCCCTCCTGGAGAGCAACCAGCAAGAGGTGAGGGGTGGAAAGATCACcctcagggaggcagaggggggaggcCTGGGGCGCTGGCAGCATCCTGAGGCCTGCTCTGTCCCCAGGATGGCTCCGTCCTCGTGCCCCCTGTCCTCCAGCCCTACCTTGGCACCGATCGGATCACTGTCCCCACTCACGTGCCTCTCCAGTACATCGGACCCAACCAGCCCCAGAAGTCCAGGCTCCCCAGCCAGCCTGTTCCGAGCTGAGAGCTCACCCTCATTGGTCAGCAGGGCTTTCGCTGCTTCCTGGAGCTCAGGGGACTCTGGAAACCCGGGACCTATTTTCCTGAGCCTGTCCTGACATCTGCATTCCTCGTGTCAGCTCCGTGCCTGggccccttcccttcttccccaatTTTCTCAGAACCAGCCAGTGACCCTGTCATCACTGACAGTCCCAACCCTGCACCAGAAAGCAGGACATCTGGGGACTTGACGGTTGTaaggacagggaaggagaggaagagtccccagccctccttccttccttccctcaggaTGTAGCAGAAAGTCCCCAATAAATGGTCAGAACAAAGGCCTTTGTGGATCTGTGGGCAAAGGACCCTGGCCGACTAGCTGGGGATGCTGGGCAGCTGGGCTGAGGTGCCAGACCGCCCCAGGGTCTGTGGCTGCGGGGACCGTGGCCAGGAACCCCCAGCAACCCCCAGAGCACAGGGAGGGCAACTTAGAGGCCACCGCCAGAACTGAGAGGCCAAGTCCTCTCCCCTGGCTCTAGGACAGGAGGCACCTTGCACTGACCCCAGTTTCAGCCTCACCCCTCCATCCCCAGTGGCAGGGAAGGGTCCAGTAGGCAGCACAGACTCAGTGAAGCTGGAACTCACCCTGGCCCGGGACCAGCTCCTCTCACGCCGACGTCACTCCTTCCTTCAGCAGACCCTGGCAGCTCCTTCTTCACAATATTTCCAGAAGccacccttcctctctcctccctggtccctccctgggccctccctgggCCCGTCCGCTGCGACTCAGAGGCACAGCAGCCACTTCACTGtctgccctgctccctgggccccACACAAAGCCAGAGCAGACCCTGTGGGACCCCTGTGTTGGGtcacacccctcccctgcccagagcCCTCATGTTGCTCCATCTCACTCAGGGGAAAGGACACTTGTCCCCGTGATCCACAAAGCCCCACCTGATCCGCCCCCTGCCTTCCACTTCAGCCCACTTCTTGTCGTGCTCTGGTCCGGCCTTTCTAACTCTGCAGACTTGTTCCTGACTCAGACCCGTGCACTTGGCAGTGCCTCCTCTGGCTACTTTTTCCCTCAATCTTGGGCGAATGCCTCCATTTGATCACTCAGGCCTTGGCCCAAATATCCTCCTCAAAGAGGACTTCCCTGACGGGCCAAAGTAAATCCCCTAGCACTCGTGATGCAGGAGTCTGCGGTCATTTCCTCCTTCCTTAGGCTGTTTGAGTGTTGTGTCTGCGCCTCTCAATTGTCTGCTCCACAAGCACAGGGAGCTTGGCCAGTTTGTTCACTGCTGGAGCCCCCGGCTTTGGAAGAGGGCTGggcatatagtaggtgttcaataaaaaGCACTGACGTGAAGGTGCTGGGCGCTGTCTAAATTACCTTACGCACTCCTCACCTCCTGCCAAGCCTCACCTGGAGGAGGGGGTCACCAGGCCAATTTCACAAAGGATGCAACCAATCCTAGAGAGGTTGGGCGGTTCTCCCAGGGCCACGCAGCTGGTAGTGGTGGAGCAGGGATTCAGGCAAAGTCCAGCCACCACCTCGGAGGAAGTAGGTTTACAAGGCCCAGGTTTGCAGACGAGGAAGCGGCCAAAGAAGAGGAGTTGCCTGAGTTTACCTGTTAAGCAGCGCCGCTGGATTCGAACCCAGGTCAGCCTCCCAGTGCAGCCTTAAGCCCATCAGACCGTGTCTGTCTGGCGGATacaccctccctccctgctggcaCTAAGGGGCCATTATCTGGAGCAGAGCGGGTGCAGGACGTGGGTCCCCATGAATAATTGAGGGTCTTGGGCAGGTGGCCGCCCTGCAGCTGTCACCCTGCcacaggcagggaaggggcagtggtGACGTCACTTCCTCCCCTGCGGGGCCACGGGCCTGGGTTATAAGCAGCTGCCCTGCCGTCCAGCACAGCACCGAGCACCGAGCACCGAGGTCCGGACGCCCCACCATGCAACGCCGCGGGCCCACCTCCGTGCTGCTCCCGCTGCCACTGCCCCTGCTGCTGGCGCTGCTGCTGGGGGCAGGTGAGTGCCAGAAACTGGAGAGGGCACTTCTGAGACCTGTCAAGGACCGGGGACTCAGGGAACCAGGGGGGAACGAGGCACCCATTGGGGTCGGACCAGAGACTTCATGGGCTGAGCTTCCAGGTGGGGAGGGAACGCCTGGCAGGTAGGCtgaggaggggacaggggagtAACAGGATGCATCTTGGAGCTGAGATCAGCACCGAGGACAGCGCCCGGGGGTCCCAGCCCAGCACCCATCTCCTTCCTCCACAGCCACCGCTGCTCCATTGGCGCCAAGACCCTCCAAGGAAGAGGTGAGTGCAGACCCCTTGCCCTGCCTCATCTCCCCCACACCCTGGCCCACCCTGACCAACTTCCATGATCATCTCCCCTCCAAACCTCCTGCTGCTCTCATTACCCCCATCTGCCCTGCCCTCAATCTCCCCTCTGACCCTTCACCCCCAGCTGACCCGCTGTCTAGCAGAGGTGGTCACAGAAGTGCTGACACTGGGCCAGGCCCAGAGAAGCCCCTGCACAGCTCTCCTCCACAAAGGTAAGGGAGGCCTAGGCCCCAATTCCTCTTGGGaagtccccaccccacccagggtTTGTGCCAGGGCTTCCGGAGGAAGGGGTGTCTCATCTCAGAGTCCCCTTGCCTGGGCTGGCATAGCACTGCGCAGTGTCCAGCCTGGCCTCCAGACCCACCCTCGGGGTTCCCTGCAGTGGTGCAGGATGGGGGCAGAGAGTGTGGCCCAGACCTGACCCTCCTCTCccagttttgggcagccccactgtgggaccttgggcagaCCCCAGAATCCCTCCAGGTCTCAGTTCCCCCAATTTGCTGCACAGAGAGCACCCTCTCTTTCCACCAGAGATGTGTGAGACAGAGCCCTATGGCTGTGTGTCCAGCAAAGAGAAAGCCCTACTGGTTGAGGATTTCAAGAAGCAAGAGGCTGGGAAGACGAGGTCCAGCCAGGAGATgagggatgaggaagaggaggccgCAGAAAGGGCCCACAAGTCCGAGGTGCGGGAACAGACCATCCATGAGCAGCTTCAGAGCCGGCTCCACCAGGAAGAGGACAacgaggaagaggaagaggaggaggaggaggaggaggagaaaaggaagaagagggggcACATGGAATCCTTTGAAGGCCTGTGGAAGCGGCGCCTAGAGGGCAGAGGGGGCCCCCAAAAGCGAGTGGCAGAGCAGGCCAGTGACGAGGAGACAGCCCAGTTTGAGGCAGAAGAGAAGGGCCTGCAGGTGCTAGGCGGGGGCCGCAGTCTGTGGCAGGGGGCCGAGGCGGGTGGAGAGAGGCACGACGACTCGccgcaccaccaccacctccaccagccGGAAGCTGAGcccaagcagaaggaagaggctTCGGAAAAGGAGGTGAGTGGAGGAGGCGATGGGCAAGTGGGGCGGACCCAACAGCCAGTGGATTGCTACCAACCCCGTACCAGTGTTGGGCCATGATCACTACTCACCACAAATGGATCGTAGTGACCAGGACTGACACCAGGACTAGGCAGCAAGAGCCGAGCAAGGCCTCTGCTTGACCAAGATGGCTTCCATGCTGACATCACTTCCCAGATGGCCACTAGTATTGCAGAGAGGTAGCTGACTTAGCGGTCTGGCCACATGAAAAGGGGCTGCTGCTTGGTTCACTGGACTACAGATGGACACCATTGCTGGGTCACAGAAAGTAGGATGTCCCCGTGATTGGTGGCAGTAGCCCAAATGGCCAGCACCTCACAGAAGGGTCACGGCATCCAAGTTTACTTGTCCTGTCCGTTGCCGTTGGCTAGACAGTCCACACGCACACGAACCGCACTGCTGGGCACATTGGCCAACGTAACTCTTCCGCCAAGGTCCCCATCGTGGTCCACAGGATGACCACTGTTGTGCAAACTGACATGGCTCACATTCAGGGGTGACTACTGAGGTGGCCCGCCCTAGGAGGTAGGTGCTGATCAATCCATTTCTGATCCCACCAGGAGCATGACATGGAGCGGCTGGAGCATGTGAGAGATGAGCTCAAGAAGGCAACTGAGATTCTGGGGGAGGAGATCAGGAGGGAGGGATGACCCCCGACTTCATGGCCTCCTTCCCGGCCCACCCTACGGCTTAGGACTATGGACCCCCAAAGCTCACCTACCAGCCCACTCCATGCCCAACTGCAGGAATGGGGAGAAGGGTGTGCCATGCAAGTGGGCTCAAGGGGCCGAGtctgagctggggagaggggctggcCTCATGCTGACTCAGGACATACCCGGCCACCCATGTAACCCATTCCAACCCTTCTGTGTGGATAAAGCACAAAGAAAACCACTGAGGCTTGTGTGGCACTTGATTTTGGAGGGATGGGGACCCAGGAATAAACCGGAGGACTGCGACGGCGACAGTCAGTCTAGTCTCAGGTTGTCAGAACTGGGATTTTATTAAACTGGAGTTTCTATTAACAATTAGGTCAGACGGGGTCATCGGGGAGAGGTTttgaggctggggtgggagggagccgACTTTGGCTCCGGCCACTGTGAACCACGATGTCGTCGTATTCatcctgggggcagaggagggcaggcaCAGGGGCTCAGGTGGCTGTCACTGTACCAGCTGTCCAGCTTCTTCCACCCGCCCCGACAACTGGGTCTTCTGGTGACACCCAAGTTCCCCCACGCAAATTCCCCACTCCTGGTTTTCCAACCGCCACATTCAAGGTCATCTGCTTTCTCCCACCACCCACCACTGCTTGGGCTCCTGCTTGGGCTCCGGCCCTGCTGCTTCGTGGCGTCTTCAGCAGCCACAGCCACTGgggtctccttcctctgccccctccctctgcttctacccaGATTCCTCACCCTACTCACCCCCCTCACTACCCAGCCTCGTCCCCTGCCCAACGCAGCATCTCTGCCACCTGGCTTCCCCCACAcagcctcctccctgctggcGAAGGTCCTTCCTCACTGCTGCCAGCGTTGGAACCACTGCTGCCCGAGGTCACCTTCCCACACCCTCAGTCCTCCATCTCTTGCTCCGGGAAGTCACTCCCTACACTCTCAGCCACCGCTGCTGCTCACTGCCATCACGGGTCCCTCGGACCGTGGTCTCATTCTCTAACTCTGCCTACCTGAGTTCTCCCTCCGCCGTTGCTCAAGCCATGGCTCCCCACATTCTCCCCACCACCCCGTCCAGGTCACCCCGGACTTCTGCCTGCATTCTCCGATCACAGCGGCCCAAGGTTGGTCTCAGTACACTGCCTAACTTCTCTTTTCACCCCTGCCCACCCGCCTGTTTACCCTGACCCCCCAGCTGGGCCACCCGGTCTTTCCTCCTGACTCACGCCCTCGTCCCCGCTGTCACTGtcgctactgctgctgctgctgctgcaaggGCCAGGCCTGTCGTCCTCGTCCTCAGGCTCAGGGGCTCCATGTGCACGGAGAAGACGGGCAAGGATGGGGTTGGGCCGGAGCGTGGCACTGCCCAGTGGGGTGCGGCCACCGTACATGCGGGCAGCAGGGTCAGCACCGGCCCTCAGGAGAAGCTCCAGCACATCGGCTGCTTGGGCCTCCACTGCCAAGTGCAGGGGGCTCCGGCCACACGTGGGCTCCTACAAGGGGCAGCAGAGAGGTCAAGGGGGCCCTGCCCCACTCCAGGGCACAACCCTCCCGGCCATACCCTCTCCCTAGGGCAGCTCACCGGTTTATTGAGGTCCGCTCCAGCCTCCCGGAGCAGCCGCACCATCTCTGCATCTTTGTGGATGACGGCCACGTGAAGTGGGGTATGGCCTGTGGACAGAGTGGTATCATGTGATGTGGGTCAGGGGCCTGGGCCCCAAATGCCAAGCTGCCAAAGGAGAACACCATGGCCTGAGGGGACTGAGTCTGGGGTCCAGCCGCTGAATTCCTGGGTATGTCAAAGAGGCAAATGCACCCCAATGCCTAAGTCTTGGTGTTCTGGAACCTGCTGGCAGTGTAAAGCCTGGCTTGTGGAAAGTCTGGGGCTTATGGGTGAAGAACCTAGGGGCTTTGGACAGGAAGCCTGGATCTTGGAACCAGGAGACTGGGTCTCTGGTCTTTATCCCACAAAAGATCTAGACCCCAAATTCCTGGGTCCTGAGTAGTTCAAGGGCCTGTGTGTGACTTtagaggaaggaggaggcctTGAACACTGGGTCCTGGGTGATCTCAGGAAGGGGCCTGGTGCAGGTAGTTGGGCCTAGAGGTGGGGGAGCTAAGATTCAGATGCCAAGGCCCCAGGTAGATGGGCCGAGGGCTGTCCCTGAACCTAGTGTCAATCTCTGGGGAATCTGAGCCTTAAGATCCCTCATCCTGGGTAGGCTAGGACCTGTGGTTGGTGGGAGGGGGCGAGATCCAGAGTGAGCTGTGCCTTCCAGCTGGAGAACCTGAACCCAACAACTAGATCTTAGTAGTTCTAGGCCTACAGGTGACAGGACTGGGTCCCAAGTGGTCTGGGGCCTGAGTCCCAAGTGACCTATTCTCAGTAATCTGGGGCCTCAGAGGGGATGTGTTCTCCA harbors:
- the CCER2 gene encoding coiled-coil domain-containing glutamate-rich protein 2 isoform X1; translation: MQPILERLGGSPRATQLVVVEQGFRQSPATTSEEVGLQGPGLQTRKRPKKRSCLSLPVKQRRWIRTQVAALQLSPCHRQGRGSGDVTSSPAGPRAWVISSCPAVQHSTEHRAPRSGRPTMQRRGPTSVLLPLPLPLLLALLLGAATAAPLAPRPSKEELTRCLAEVVTEVLTLGQAQRSPCTALLHKEMCETEPYGCVSSKEKALLVEDFKKQEAGKTRSSQEMRDEEEEAAERAHKSEVREQTIHEQLQSRLHQEEDNEEEEEEEEEEEEKRKKRGHMESFEGLWKRRLEGRGGPQKRVAEQASDEETAQFEAEEKGLQVLGGGRSLWQGAEAGGERHDDSPHHHHLHQPEAEPKQKEEASEKEEHDMERLEHVRDELKKATEILGEEIRREG
- the CCER2 gene encoding coiled-coil domain-containing glutamate-rich protein 2 isoform X2; this translates as MQPILERLGGSPRATQLVVVEQGFRQSPATTSEEVGLQGPGLQTRKRPKKRSCLSLPVKQRRWIRTQHSTEHRAPRSGRPTMQRRGPTSVLLPLPLPLLLALLLGAATAAPLAPRPSKEELTRCLAEVVTEVLTLGQAQRSPCTALLHKEMCETEPYGCVSSKEKALLVEDFKKQEAGKTRSSQEMRDEEEEAAERAHKSEVREQTIHEQLQSRLHQEEDNEEEEEEEEEEEEKRKKRGHMESFEGLWKRRLEGRGGPQKRVAEQASDEETAQFEAEEKGLQVLGGGRSLWQGAEAGGERHDDSPHHHHLHQPEAEPKQKEEASEKEEHDMERLEHVRDELKKATEILGEEIRREG
- the NFKBIB gene encoding NF-kappa-B inhibitor beta isoform X2 is translated as MAGVACLGKAAEADEWCDSGLGSLGPDAAAPGGPGLGAELGPGLSWAPLVFGYVTEDGDTALHLAVIHQHEPFLDFLLGFAAGTEYLDLQNDLGQGPDRTSDTDHPPVASYPEPDLEKEDEENEEDWKLQLEAENYEGHTPLHVAVIHKDAEMVRLLREAGADLNKPEPTCGRSPLHLAVEAQAADVLELLLRAGADPAARMYGGRTPLGSATLRPNPILARLLRAHGAPEPEDEDDRPGPCSSSSSSSDSDSGDEGDEYDDIVVHSGRSQSRLPPTPASKPLPDDPV